The segment TAGATGATCGTTTTATCAGACGCAATTATTCCCAAAAATATTTATTAGGAGCACCGGATAATAATTTTAATCCAACAATTAATTTTTTTAATTTATCAGAAAATAACTTTTTTGTAAAAGAATTTTTCGCTTATGACAAAAATTTTCGCGGAGGTGTGAATGTCGCATCGGGAGACATTGACGGCGACGGCATAAGCGAAATAATAACAGGCGCTGGAAAAGGAGGCGGTCCGCACATAATGGTATTTGATCAAATAAACAGAATTAAATCTCAATTTTTCGCTTATGACAAAAATTTTCGCGGAGGCGTGAATGTCGCATCGGGAGACATTGACGGCGACGGCATAAGCGAAATAATAACAGGCGCTGGAAAAGGAGGCGGTCCGCATATCAGAGTGTTTGATATTGACGGGAATTTAATGTTTCAATTTTTTGNNNNNNNNNNNNNNNNNNNNNNNNNNNNNNNNNNNNNNNNNNNNNNNNNNNNNNNNNNNNNNNNNNNNNNNNNNNNNNNNNNNNNNNNNNNNNNNNNNNNGTGAATGTCGCATCGGGAGACATTGACGGCGACGGCATAAGCGAAATAATAACAGGCGCTGGAAAAGGAGGCGGTCCGCATATCAGAGTGTTTGATATTGACGGGAATTTAATGTTTCAATTTTTTGCTTATGACAAAAATTTTCGCGGAGGCGTGAATGTCGCAGTGGGAGACATTGACGGCGACGGCATAAGCGAAATAATAACAGGCGCTGGAAAAGGAGGCGGTCCGCACATACGAATATTTGATCGTTTTGGAAGAGTGCTTTCGCAATTTTTTGCTTATGACAAAAATTTTCGCGGAGGCGTGAATGTCGCAGTGGGAGACATTGACGGCGACGGCATAAGCGAAATAATAACAGGCGCTGGAAAAGGAGGCGGTCCGCATATCAGGGTATTCAATGCGAGCGGATTTGTAAAATATCAATTTTTTGCTTATGATAAAGAAGATCATCATGGAATTAATGTCGCAGTTGGAGATATTGATAATGACGGCAAGTATGAAATTATTGCGTCGCCCAAAAAAGGAGGAGGAAATTTAGTAAAAATTTTTAATAAACAAGGAGCTTTAGTAGAAAGTTTGAATGTTTTTTCTAATCATTTTGACGAAGGCATTAACATTGCTATAATGAGCGTGGAATAATTTAATAAAAGATTTTTAGGATTTTTGGTATATTTAAGATTTTTAAGATAATAAATTAAATAAATTATCCTAAATATCCTAATAATCTTATTTAATAATATATAAAAATTTATGGCAGTTAAACAAATTTTTGATCACAAAAACATTTTAGTGGTTGGAGGGGCCGGATTTATTGGTTCGCATATATGCGAGCGTTTAGTAAAAAAGAACAAGATTATATGCGTTGACAATCTTTTAACAGGCAGTGAGAAAAATATTGATTTTTTGTTAAGAAACGCGAATTTTGAATTTGTAAATCACGACATTAATCAGCCAATAGTATTAGAAGATTTGCCTGGACTAGAAAAATTCAAGGTTCGCTGGCAAGGCGTGCAAGAAATTTATTATTTGGCTTGTCCTGCTTCGCCAAACAGATTTAATGAATTAGGAACAGAAGTATTACTGTCTAATTCTTTAGGACTGAAAATAGCTTTAGATTTGGCAGTTAAATATAAAGCTAAATTTTTATTTTTATCAAGTTCTGTTATTTATGGAAAATCTGTTTCAGGCGAAGAAATAGATGAAAATTATATGGGGATTGTTGATCCTTTAGGGCATAATAATTGTTATGTTGAAGGCAAAAGGTTTGCTGAAAGTTTAGTTGATAATTATAGAAAAAGGTATACTTTGGACGCGAAAATAGCAAGAGTTTTTACAACTTATGGTCCTCGTATGCAATTAACGGACGGAAGATTAATATCAGATTTTGTTTCGCGCGCTATGGAAAATAAAGATATCGTGATAGAGGGCGACCAAAACATAAAAAATTCTTTTTGTTATGTTGATGATTTGATAGAAGGTGTTTTTAAAATAATGAAATCAGAAGAAAAAAAGCCGATTAATTTAGGTAGCCAGGAAATTTTGCCAATAATAGAAATAGCAAAAAAAGTTATATCAAGTATGGAATCTAAATCTCAAATTGTTTTTAAGCAGCCAGATAAAGACAAGTCAGCTTCACACATTCCAAATATAGCTTACGCGAAAGAATATTTAGGATGGGAGCCGGTCGTGCTTTTAGACGCTGGTTTGAAAAAAACGCTTGATTATTTAAAAGCAAGCAAGTCTTTGCTTGGCTTCAGCGACAGTGGCACGAGAACATAATTCTCGTGATTTTAAGATTATTAGGATTATTAAGATTTTTAGGATAAAATTTTAATTTTGATTATAATTTTTAAGAATCAAAAAAACAAAATTATATTTATGAACATTTTAAATTTACTATAATTAAGACATGGCTAACACGCAAAATCAAAATACTCACTTTGCCTTATTTAATGGCAAAAAAATTCGCAGAACTATTTATCAAAAAGAATAGTGGTTTTCTGTTGTGGATGTTTGTAGTGTACTAACAGGAAGCGCGGATTCTGGCGCATATTGGAGAAAATTAAAACAGAGATTAAAGGAAGAGGGAAGCGAGGTCGTGACATTTTGTCACGGACTGAAATTAGAGGCTAATGATGGTAAAAAATACACAACTGACTGCGCTAATACTGAAGGTATGTTTCGTATAATTCAGTCAATTCCTTCACCCAAAGCTGAACCTTTAAAACGTTGGCTGGCTAAAGTCGGTTATTAGCGAATACAAGAAATAGAAAATCCGGAATTAGCAACTAAAAGAACAAAAATGCTCTACAAGCTCAAGGGTTATCCTGAGGACTGGATTGAAAAAAGAATGCGAGGAATTGCTATTCGCGAGGAATTGACTGATGAATGGCAAAAACGCGGAGCAGAAACTAATCGCGATTATGAAATATTGACCGCGGAAAATATCAAAAGTGACTTTTGGCATTACACCATTGGAATATAAAAGACATAAAAATTTAAAACAAGAAAATTTGCGTGATCACATGGATGATTTTGAATTGATTTTGACCATGCTTAGTGAAAGAACGACAACCGAAATCCACCGCACCAAAGATACAAAAAGCGTGCCGAAACTAAA is part of the Patescibacteria group bacterium genome and harbors:
- a CDS encoding VCBS repeat-containing protein, which translates into the protein VNVASGDIDGDGISEIITGAGKGGGPHIRVFDIDGNLMFQFFAYDKNFRGGVNVAVGDIDGDGISEIITGAGKGGGPHIRIFDRFGRVLSQFFAYDKNFRGGVNVAVGDIDGDGISEIITGAGKGGGPHIRVFNASGFVKYQFFAYDKEDHHGINVAVGDIDNDGKYEIIASPKKGGGNLVKIFNKQGALVESLNVFSNHFDEGINIAIMSVE
- a CDS encoding NAD-dependent epimerase/dehydratase family protein, whose product is MAVKQIFDHKNILVVGGAGFIGSHICERLVKKNKIICVDNLLTGSEKNIDFLLRNANFEFVNHDINQPIVLEDLPGLEKFKVRWQGVQEIYYLACPASPNRFNELGTEVLLSNSLGLKIALDLAVKYKAKFLFLSSSVIYGKSVSGEEIDENYMGIVDPLGHNNCYVEGKRFAESLVDNYRKRYTLDAKIARVFTTYGPRMQLTDGRLISDFVSRAMENKDIVIEGDQNIKNSFCYVDDLIEGVFKIMKSEEKKPINLGSQEILPIIEIAKKVISSMESKSQIVFKQPDKDKSASHIPNIAYAKEYLGWEPVVLLDAGLKKTLDYLKASKSLLGFSDSGTRT
- a CDS encoding Bro-N domain-containing protein, coding for MDVCSVLTGSADSGAYWRKLKQRLKEEGSEVVTFCHGLKLEANDGKKYTTDCANTEGMFRIIQSIPSPKAEPLKRWLAKVGY